One part of the Dyadobacter sp. 676 genome encodes these proteins:
- the panD gene encoding aspartate 1-decarboxylase encodes MQITVMKSKIHRVKVTQAELNYVGSITIDEDLMDAAGLIENEQVHIVNNNNGERFITYVIKGERGTGMICLNGAAARRVQIGDIIIIIAYGTMTPEEAKTFKPMIIFPDHNNRLVS; translated from the coding sequence ATGCAAATCACAGTAATGAAATCGAAGATTCACCGTGTCAAGGTGACTCAGGCGGAATTGAACTATGTGGGCAGCATCACGATCGACGAAGATCTGATGGACGCCGCGGGGCTCATAGAGAATGAACAGGTTCACATTGTAAACAATAACAATGGCGAACGTTTTATCACATATGTTATCAAAGGCGAACGGGGTACGGGTATGATTTGCCTTAATGGCGCCGCGGCGCGCAGGGTGCAGATCGGCGACATCATCATCATTATCGCGTACGGCACCATGACCCCCGAAGAGGCGAAGACATTCAAGCCGATGATCATTTTCCCCGACCACAATAATCGCCTGGTAAGCTAA
- a CDS encoding lysylphosphatidylglycerol synthase transmembrane domain-containing protein — protein sequence MKNILRYTISLVLAGGLLWFVFKGINLGEMLDRFAKSDWRWIAVSCFCLLLAHITRAWRWGMLIEPLDHKPAIVNSTMSVLTGYFANYIVPRMGEVTRCGTLYRLERIPVSLSFGTVVAERIFDVIILVLMIGLNFILEFDRLSTFFTDFFQSKIGSSQGGGSGSGMLLAILVTGLLTVAVVAFIIFRNAVLRNKLQQNAIIAKVIGFARGMLDGLLSVRKLRNPGLFIFSTIMIWVLYYLVSYVLFFCIPETSHLGPLAGLTLLVVGAIGMTAPTQGGIGAYHLLVGNVMVLYGLSQNDGITLATFIHGAQMLFMLVIGALAFLYVLIVNKNKVGEPEQVSAAN from the coding sequence ATGAAAAATATACTGCGTTACACGATATCGCTTGTCTTGGCTGGCGGTCTGCTCTGGTTTGTGTTCAAAGGCATTAATCTGGGCGAAATGCTCGACCGTTTTGCGAAATCCGACTGGCGATGGATCGCCGTATCATGTTTTTGCCTCCTGCTCGCGCACATTACACGTGCATGGCGATGGGGAATGCTCATAGAGCCGCTGGATCACAAACCGGCCATTGTAAACAGCACGATGTCGGTATTGACCGGCTATTTTGCCAATTACATCGTGCCGCGCATGGGCGAGGTAACGCGCTGCGGAACGCTGTACCGCCTGGAACGCATTCCGGTGAGCCTCAGCTTCGGTACCGTCGTGGCGGAGCGTATTTTCGATGTTATCATCCTCGTATTGATGATAGGCCTGAACTTCATCCTCGAATTCGACCGGCTCAGTACTTTTTTCACTGATTTTTTCCAAAGTAAAATAGGGAGCAGCCAGGGCGGCGGCTCGGGCAGTGGAATGCTGCTGGCTATTCTCGTCACCGGACTGCTTACCGTCGCCGTTGTCGCATTTATCATTTTCAGAAATGCCGTGCTGCGTAACAAATTGCAGCAGAATGCGATCATCGCCAAGGTGATCGGCTTCGCCCGGGGCATGCTCGACGGCCTGCTGAGCGTGCGTAAACTGCGCAACCCCGGATTGTTCATTTTCAGCACAATTATGATCTGGGTGCTTTATTACCTGGTTTCCTATGTGCTTTTCTTCTGCATTCCGGAAACTTCCCACCTGGGCCCGCTGGCTGGCCTGACGTTGCTGGTGGTCGGCGCGATCGGTATGACGGCCCCTACCCAGGGCGGGATCGGTGCTTATCATTTGCTGGTGGGGAATGTGATGGTCCTTTACGGACTTTCGCAGAACGACGGCATCACATTGGCGACATTCATCCACGGCGCGCAAATGCTGTTCATGCTCGTGATCGGTGCACTGGCATTCCTGTATGTGCTGATTGTGAATAAAAACAAAGTCGGAGAGCCGGAACAAGTATCTGCGGCAAACTAA
- the rfaE2 gene encoding D-glycero-beta-D-manno-heptose 1-phosphate adenylyltransferase codes for MNLTESKILRLEEAIPTIEAWQRAGQKVVFTNGCFDIVHLGHIDYLEKARALGDRMVLGLNTDASVSRLKGPLRPVVNEYARARLMAALSFVDAVILFDEPTPSQLIEAVKPDILVKGDDYKVENIAGAEFVLSRGGEVKTIALVQGYSTTALIEKIKQGYK; via the coding sequence ATGAATTTGACAGAAAGCAAGATCCTTAGACTAGAAGAAGCGATCCCGACCATTGAAGCATGGCAACGTGCCGGGCAAAAAGTTGTTTTCACCAACGGATGTTTCGATATTGTGCATCTCGGGCACATCGATTACCTTGAAAAGGCCCGTGCACTGGGTGACAGAATGGTACTCGGCCTGAACACCGATGCCTCGGTAAGCCGCCTGAAAGGGCCGCTCCGGCCGGTCGTAAACGAATATGCGAGAGCAAGGTTGATGGCAGCGCTTTCATTTGTAGATGCTGTCATTTTGTTCGACGAACCGACGCCTAGTCAGTTGATCGAGGCCGTAAAGCCTGACATTTTGGTCAAAGGCGACGATTATAAGGTCGAGAACATCGCTGGCGCGGAATTTGTTTTAAGTAGAGGAGGTGAGGTAAAAACGATCGCTTTGGTACAAGGCTATTCGACTACCGCACTGATCGAGAAAATAAAACAAGGATATAAATAG
- a CDS encoding zinc metallopeptidase, with translation MGLLIALIVMGVSLYVQWRLKSKFEEYSQVGLSNGMSGKEIAETMLRENGIYDVRVLSVEGRLTDHYNPQDKTVNLSPDVYYGRSVAAAAVAAHECGHAVQHATAYSWLQFRSQMVPFLSIASQYMQWIILIGVLLINTTIIPLTIGVALFAVTTLFSFITLPVEYDASNRALAWIQRNRIVNEREYVMSADALKWAARTYLVAAIGSLATLLYYVSMLLGRRD, from the coding sequence ATGGGACTTTTGATTGCTTTGATCGTAATGGGCGTAAGCCTTTACGTGCAATGGCGTTTGAAGAGTAAGTTTGAAGAATATTCACAAGTGGGATTGAGCAATGGAATGAGCGGTAAGGAAATCGCCGAGACCATGTTGCGCGAAAACGGCATTTACGACGTACGGGTGCTGTCCGTAGAGGGCCGCCTGACCGACCATTACAATCCTCAGGACAAAACAGTCAACCTGAGTCCCGATGTATATTACGGTCGCAGCGTAGCCGCTGCCGCTGTTGCGGCCCACGAATGCGGCCACGCGGTACAACATGCTACGGCTTACAGCTGGCTGCAATTCCGTTCGCAGATGGTGCCATTCCTGAGCATCGCATCGCAGTACATGCAGTGGATCATTCTGATCGGGGTGCTTTTGATCAATACCACCATCATTCCACTGACCATCGGCGTAGCGCTGTTCGCCGTTACTACGCTGTTCAGCTTCATCACACTGCCGGTGGAATATGACGCCAGTAACCGGGCGTTGGCCTGGATTCAACGCAACCGCATCGTAAATGAGCGTGAGTATGTAATGTCTGCTGATGCTTTGAAATGGGCGGCCCGTACTTATCTTGTAGCCGCTATTGGCTCACTGGCTACGTTACTTTATTATGTAAGCATGCTACTGGGTCGCCGGGACTAA
- a CDS encoding VCBS repeat-containing protein — MNKRLLLSMAFSVAGTAFAQTATFNGETIDDKVAIGYGVASGDVDGDGKPDILLADKKEIAWYKNPGKKDEKWARYIIAKDLTEQDNVCIAARDIDGDGKVEVAVGAGWNPSETKDLETSGAVFYVIAPDDRTGRWEPVRLHHEVTIHRMHWIKKADGDFQLAVLPLHGEGNSGGTGAGVKLIIFDVPANKKGIWPYNLVETGMHMTHNFQPMEIPGRMAGLSIAGKEGVQVFLDGADGWAPSGNWMVPERGVGEIRTGSLGKKQLFTATIEPMHGTALVVYTKDGRTVLTDRIKEGHALACADFFGQGRDQVVMGWRNPNVTGETGVRIYVGTDPEGKKWTEYTLDEKIKIACEDLLPADLDGDGDLDIIAAGRATHNLVVYWNQRKKPF; from the coding sequence ATGAATAAAAGACTATTGCTCTCGATGGCTTTTTCAGTGGCAGGGACCGCATTTGCGCAAACCGCCACCTTCAACGGCGAGACGATCGACGACAAGGTAGCTATCGGTTACGGCGTGGCATCGGGCGACGTGGACGGCGACGGTAAGCCGGATATTCTTCTTGCGGATAAAAAGGAGATTGCCTGGTATAAAAATCCCGGGAAGAAAGATGAGAAATGGGCGCGCTACATTATTGCCAAAGATCTCACCGAACAGGACAACGTCTGCATTGCCGCCCGCGATATCGACGGTGACGGCAAAGTGGAAGTGGCCGTGGGCGCGGGCTGGAACCCTTCGGAAACGAAAGATCTGGAAACATCGGGAGCGGTATTCTATGTGATAGCGCCCGACGACCGTACCGGACGGTGGGAGCCGGTGCGTTTGCACCACGAAGTGACTATTCACCGGATGCATTGGATTAAGAAAGCCGATGGCGATTTTCAGCTGGCCGTTTTACCACTGCACGGCGAAGGCAACTCGGGCGGGACCGGGGCGGGCGTAAAACTGATCATATTCGATGTTCCCGCGAATAAAAAGGGAATCTGGCCTTATAACCTCGTTGAAACCGGCATGCATATGACCCACAATTTCCAGCCGATGGAGATTCCCGGGAGAATGGCCGGACTCTCCATTGCAGGAAAAGAAGGGGTGCAGGTATTTCTGGACGGGGCGGATGGTTGGGCGCCTTCGGGTAACTGGATGGTACCGGAGCGTGGAGTGGGGGAGATCAGAACGGGAAGTTTGGGTAAAAAGCAATTATTTACGGCCACCATTGAACCGATGCACGGCACTGCATTGGTGGTTTATACCAAAGACGGTCGCACGGTGCTCACCGACCGTATCAAGGAAGGCCACGCATTGGCCTGCGCGGATTTCTTCGGACAAGGCCGCGACCAGGTGGTAATGGGCTGGCGTAACCCTAATGTGACGGGTGAAACCGGCGTACGTATTTATGTGGGAACCGATCCGGAGGGTAAGAAATGGACGGAATACACCTTGGACGAAAAGATCAAGATCGCGTGCGAGGATCTGCTGCCCGCGGATCTGGACGGAGATGGCGACCTAGACATTATCGCCGCCGGCCGCGCGACGCATAATTTGGTGGTGTACTGGAACCAGCGGAAGAAGCCTTTTTAG
- the gcvT gene encoding glycine cleavage system aminomethyltransferase GcvT — protein sequence MKTVPLHQLHIDLGAKMVPFAGFEMPVRYSSDLDEHHTVRNGVGVFDVSHMGEFNVKGPGALALIQKVSANDAAALYDGKVQYSYLPNATGGVVDDLLVYRIAADEYFLVVNASNIEKDWNWIQSQNTQGVPMENLSDSLCLFAVQGPKATATLQKLTDVDLASMEYYTFKIWEMAGIKDIIISATGYTGAGGFEIYVRNEHAAKMWEAIFEAGAEFGIKPVGLGARDTLRLEKAFCLYGNDIDDETSPLEAGLGWVTKFNKDFINSEALKAQKDAGLKRKLIGFEMIDRGIPRGHYELCDAAGKKLGEVTSGTQSPTLQKGIGLGYVPTEFSKTGTEIFVKVRDRLLKAQVVKTPFVKN from the coding sequence ATGAAAACAGTCCCTTTACATCAGCTCCACATCGATTTGGGCGCAAAAATGGTCCCGTTCGCAGGTTTTGAAATGCCTGTCCGTTACTCGTCGGATCTGGATGAACACCACACTGTAAGAAATGGCGTGGGTGTATTTGATGTATCTCATATGGGCGAATTCAATGTGAAGGGACCCGGTGCGTTAGCGCTGATCCAGAAAGTATCGGCCAACGACGCCGCCGCGCTTTATGACGGAAAAGTGCAATACAGCTACCTGCCCAACGCCACGGGAGGGGTGGTCGACGACCTGCTGGTGTACCGCATTGCTGCGGATGAATATTTCCTGGTGGTAAATGCATCCAACATCGAAAAGGACTGGAACTGGATACAGAGCCAGAATACGCAGGGCGTGCCAATGGAAAACCTGTCGGACTCGCTATGCCTTTTTGCGGTCCAGGGGCCGAAAGCGACAGCTACGCTGCAAAAACTGACGGACGTAGACCTTGCCTCGATGGAATATTACACATTCAAAATCTGGGAAATGGCTGGTATTAAGGACATTATCATTTCAGCTACCGGCTATACCGGAGCAGGTGGTTTTGAGATATACGTGCGAAATGAGCATGCCGCGAAAATGTGGGAAGCTATTTTCGAAGCCGGCGCGGAGTTCGGTATCAAGCCCGTGGGATTGGGCGCCCGCGATACGTTGCGCCTCGAAAAAGCATTCTGCCTTTACGGCAACGACATCGACGATGAAACATCGCCGCTGGAAGCTGGATTGGGCTGGGTAACCAAATTCAACAAGGATTTCATCAATTCCGAGGCTTTAAAAGCCCAGAAGGATGCAGGTTTGAAAAGAAAACTGATCGGTTTCGAAATGATCGACCGGGGCATTCCACGGGGGCACTACGAGCTGTGCGACGCAGCGGGCAAGAAGCTCGGAGAGGTAACTTCGGGAACGCAATCACCGACTTTGCAAAAAGGGATTGGACTGGGTTATGTACCAACCGAATTCAGCAAAACCGGCACCGAGATATTTGTAAAAGTCCGCGACAGGCTGTTGAAAGCACAAGTCGTAAAAACGCCATTTGTTAAAAACTAG
- a CDS encoding 2-phosphosulfolactate phosphatase codes for MKQLDVCLTPDLLHLHKLDNSIVVVADIFRATSCMVTGLAYGVKSITPVASVEECKFLQDKGYIAAAERDARKVEGFDLDNSPFSYMHESLIGAQIAMTTTNGTLSISKAKSAAVKVMIGSFLNLGALANHLKTEPYDVLVLCAGWKGRPNLEDTLFAGALADALKDQFMLLEDGTLMAQRLYLQSRDNLLASVSNSSHVRRLQRLGIQKDISYCLQTDLYDVVPVLRGGTLVSMN; via the coding sequence ATGAAACAACTTGACGTCTGTCTGACCCCGGATTTACTTCATCTTCACAAACTGGATAATTCGATAGTGGTGGTAGCCGATATTTTCAGGGCTACTTCCTGTATGGTAACCGGCCTCGCCTATGGCGTAAAAAGCATAACACCCGTGGCCAGTGTAGAAGAATGCAAGTTTTTGCAAGACAAAGGATACATAGCCGCCGCCGAGCGCGATGCGCGCAAAGTAGAAGGGTTCGACCTCGACAACTCGCCGTTCAGCTACATGCACGAAAGCCTGATCGGCGCGCAGATAGCCATGACGACCACCAATGGAACACTTTCTATTTCCAAGGCCAAATCGGCGGCGGTAAAGGTGATGATCGGCTCATTCCTGAACCTGGGCGCATTGGCCAATCATCTGAAAACCGAACCTTATGACGTACTGGTACTTTGTGCAGGCTGGAAAGGCAGGCCTAACCTGGAAGACACGCTGTTTGCCGGCGCATTGGCCGACGCTTTGAAAGATCAATTTATGCTGCTGGAAGACGGAACCCTGATGGCGCAGCGTTTATACCTCCAAAGCCGCGACAACCTGCTGGCGAGCGTTTCGAATTCATCGCACGTGCGTCGCCTGCAACGTCTGGGCATCCAGAAAGACATTTCCTATTGCCTGCAAACCGACCTTTACGACGTCGTTCCCGTTCTGAGAGGTGGCACGCTGGTATCCATGAATTAA
- a CDS encoding T9SS type A sorting domain-containing protein, which translates to MRKAGIFIVFLAAMAGALRSRGQVLPLGQWQNHFNYLSAKQVVQAGSQIYCASYNGLFAVDTKTGEIRQYSKSEGLSNTGVAAMGYLPASQLLLLAYRNGIIDFVYLNDRSAPDQIETWDLLTTTQGLPVEKDIRRIVFRGNLAYIATAFGVLVLDTQLRQVEDTYRYIGPNGTQVSIGDIAFSGDSLFVVTPLGILATSMRDDINRQYFANWKSIASPGNISNIMFFRSAIHAAIPRKGVYKYDEGRWAPVYTSASPNLRILDGGQTLTVSTGNAVVSLDDRYNARTFSSPFFGSVRSGVHTTPATFWIADGKNGLVTNQVSDFKSYSPAQGDTTVFPRPDSIITDLNGLSWTRLPETLGGGILVSNADRTRQRVLSTSIGNGSLPASKINSLAKDQDGYIWFASTKGVGYFIPDGILQAARVDAILPVYGQRPLFNNEECTALAVEPGNRKWIGTRTGLYQFNTDGTELLRKFTSAGSPLPSDIIHALRFEPETGLLFVDTPAGMVSYQSNAKTPAVNLNNVIIFPNPVRPGYSGNIGISGVTGQATVKITDLAGRPVFETRSEGGLASWNLNDYTGRRAAAGIYIVFIVSADGTEHQAGKLAIIN; encoded by the coding sequence ATGCGCAAAGCGGGGATATTCATCGTCTTCCTGGCCGCTATGGCCGGCGCCTTGCGTAGTCGGGGGCAGGTTTTGCCGTTGGGTCAATGGCAAAACCATTTCAATTATCTCTCCGCCAAACAGGTTGTGCAGGCAGGATCGCAGATTTATTGCGCTTCCTACAATGGGCTCTTTGCCGTCGATACTAAAACCGGCGAAATCCGCCAGTACTCGAAATCCGAGGGACTCAGCAACACAGGCGTAGCCGCTATGGGTTACTTACCGGCCTCACAACTCCTTCTGCTCGCATACCGCAATGGGATTATCGACTTCGTTTACCTCAACGATCGATCCGCTCCGGATCAGATCGAAACGTGGGACCTTCTGACTACTACCCAGGGGTTGCCGGTGGAAAAGGATATCCGGCGTATCGTTTTCAGGGGAAACCTGGCCTACATCGCAACGGCATTCGGCGTACTGGTCCTCGACACGCAGTTACGGCAGGTGGAAGATACCTATCGTTACATTGGGCCGAATGGCACGCAGGTGAGCATCGGCGACATAGCATTCTCCGGCGACTCGCTTTTCGTCGTAACTCCACTCGGCATCCTTGCCACCTCCATGCGCGACGATATAAACCGGCAATATTTCGCAAACTGGAAATCGATAGCCAGCCCCGGAAATATTTCGAACATTATGTTTTTCCGGTCGGCCATTCATGCCGCGATTCCCCGAAAAGGTGTTTATAAGTATGATGAAGGGCGATGGGCACCGGTGTACACCTCCGCCAGTCCGAACCTGCGAATACTCGATGGCGGACAAACGCTGACCGTATCTACTGGCAATGCCGTCGTCAGCCTTGACGACCGATATAATGCTCGGACATTCAGCAGCCCATTCTTCGGCAGCGTCCGCTCGGGTGTCCATACAACACCCGCGACGTTCTGGATCGCCGACGGAAAAAATGGCTTGGTCACCAATCAGGTTTCGGATTTCAAGTCATATTCCCCTGCGCAGGGAGATACCACCGTTTTCCCACGACCGGACTCGATTATAACCGACCTCAACGGACTGTCGTGGACGAGACTTCCCGAAACACTAGGTGGGGGAATACTGGTCAGTAATGCAGACCGCACCCGCCAAAGAGTACTTTCCACATCGATCGGCAATGGCAGCCTGCCCGCTTCGAAAATCAACAGTCTCGCGAAAGACCAGGACGGATACATCTGGTTTGCCAGCACAAAAGGCGTGGGTTACTTTATACCCGACGGCATCCTGCAAGCAGCGCGTGTGGATGCGATATTGCCTGTATACGGCCAGCGCCCACTTTTTAATAACGAAGAATGCACGGCCCTGGCAGTAGAACCAGGCAACCGGAAATGGATTGGCACCCGCACCGGGCTCTACCAGTTCAATACCGACGGCACGGAACTGCTCAGGAAATTCACATCGGCAGGTAGCCCGCTTCCATCCGACATTATTCATGCCTTGCGGTTCGAGCCTGAAACGGGCCTGCTTTTTGTCGATACACCCGCGGGAATGGTCTCCTACCAGAGCAATGCGAAAACGCCGGCCGTGAATCTGAATAATGTGATCATCTTCCCCAATCCGGTCAGGCCAGGTTATTCAGGCAATATCGGCATCAGTGGCGTAACCGGCCAGGCAACCGTCAAAATCACCGACCTGGCAGGCAGACCGGTGTTTGAAACCCGCTCAGAAGGCGGGCTAGCTTCGTGGAACCTGAACGACTACACCGGCCGCCGGGCCGCCGCAGGAATATACATTGTATTCATCGTATCGGCCGACGGCACCGAGCACCAGGCGGGCAAATTGGCAATTATTAATTAA
- a CDS encoding uridine kinase: MISNQEKVPYIVGITGGSASGKTYFMKNLIDAFGKDEITRISQDNYYRPIHEIPRDENGVENFDLPETIDHHLFAEHIAVLRAGRSVQQKEYTFNNPLIKPEILVFEPRPIIIVEGIFVFYFPEIARLIDLKIFVDAKEHVKIKRRIIRDNSERGYDLDDVLYRWEHHVAPTYDKFILPLRAEADMIINNNSRFDTGLQVLIGFLKGKLEEKNNSLAP, from the coding sequence ATGATCTCGAATCAGGAAAAAGTGCCGTATATCGTAGGGATAACCGGGGGGAGCGCGTCGGGAAAGACGTATTTCATGAAGAACCTCATAGACGCTTTCGGGAAAGACGAAATCACGCGGATCTCGCAGGACAATTATTACAGGCCGATCCATGAAATTCCGCGGGACGAAAACGGGGTGGAGAATTTCGACTTGCCGGAAACGATAGATCATCATCTTTTCGCCGAACATATTGCCGTTTTGAGGGCAGGCCGTTCTGTGCAACAAAAGGAATATACCTTCAACAACCCGCTGATCAAGCCCGAAATACTGGTTTTTGAGCCCAGGCCGATTATCATTGTGGAGGGGATTTTCGTTTTTTACTTCCCCGAGATAGCGCGGCTCATCGATTTGAAAATTTTTGTCGATGCCAAGGAGCATGTTAAAATAAAACGGCGGATTATTCGTGATAATAGTGAGCGCGGCTACGATCTCGACGATGTACTGTACCGTTGGGAACATCACGTGGCCCCGACTTACGATAAATTTATACTTCCCCTGCGCGCGGAGGCGGATATGATCATCAATAACAATTCGCGGTTCGATACAGGCTTGCAGGTGCTAATTGGCTTTTTGAAGGGGAAACTAGAAGAAAAAAACAATAGCCTTGCTCCGTGA
- a CDS encoding asparagine synthase C-terminal domain-containing protein — protein MIRNEEVSRHNGIHVGKIVSHCSSYHPGFIHDASSTFFSSIQSVLPGHILTVDAISCDLRRYVNFKPEKWSHLKTPGDYTEALRSKFSRAVGQCIPNTLENIGSHLSGGLDSSSVSSMARHLWSERALHTFHIVSQSRSSNETAYAEAVAGSIGSFHHLVYPPSNDLEALELSTQLYGQPEANFLSPASNLETISSAAQHGCRILLNGFGGDSVIGSGSELVVQAFDAQDWKNYEELLKKRVKYFALADQYPDWNSLSDSKKFELVLQNSLYRRFSTSRDRSPKALFRLYQSLPGNLKPSPSYFLNRYIKSLIFRVRHRINTRNSQASILHPEIEDLYGRQDYLSTSFPTALRGDLPASYQELFQDVFHPHVIKTQEEFFILGNHYGVSCRSPFMDHELFELNLSIPDIIKFGDGIGRAHLREAMKGILTDKVRLRHTKATLSSSDGHNMTIRLYDQAKHYLFDNQEVWQYLDRQKFGEQIKIALNSRIPHWQKTNVYFLITRGISFAVWLDWLKKHSMNASSTQMLSE, from the coding sequence TTGATCCGAAACGAGGAGGTGTCGCGGCATAATGGCATCCATGTCGGGAAAATAGTATCACATTGTTCTTCCTATCACCCCGGCTTTATTCATGATGCCTCATCGACTTTCTTTTCCTCTATTCAGTCGGTGTTGCCGGGCCATATTTTAACAGTAGATGCGATCTCATGCGATCTCAGGCGCTATGTCAACTTTAAGCCAGAGAAATGGTCTCATTTGAAAACGCCTGGCGACTATACGGAGGCCTTACGCAGCAAATTTAGCAGAGCGGTCGGGCAATGTATCCCAAACACACTTGAAAACATCGGATCCCATTTGAGTGGTGGGCTTGACTCCTCGTCCGTAAGCTCTATGGCAAGGCACCTTTGGAGTGAAAGAGCACTTCACACTTTCCATATCGTATCTCAAAGCCGTTCTTCCAACGAAACTGCATATGCCGAGGCCGTAGCTGGTTCTATCGGTTCATTTCACCACCTGGTTTATCCTCCTTCTAACGACTTGGAGGCTCTCGAGTTAAGTACACAATTATACGGGCAACCGGAGGCCAACTTCCTATCTCCTGCCTCCAACCTCGAGACAATATCAAGCGCGGCCCAGCATGGCTGCAGAATATTACTTAATGGCTTTGGCGGAGACTCTGTGATAGGCAGTGGTAGCGAGCTCGTTGTGCAGGCTTTTGATGCACAAGATTGGAAAAACTATGAGGAGTTACTCAAAAAAAGGGTCAAATATTTCGCTCTTGCCGATCAATACCCTGATTGGAATTCTTTGTCGGACAGCAAAAAATTTGAGCTCGTTCTTCAAAATTCACTCTACAGGCGTTTCTCAACAAGCCGGGACAGATCCCCTAAGGCACTATTTCGCCTTTACCAATCACTTCCCGGCAACCTTAAGCCCTCGCCTTCATACTTCTTGAACAGATACATAAAAAGCCTGATTTTCCGAGTTAGGCATCGTATCAACACAAGAAATAGCCAGGCTTCGATTCTTCATCCTGAAATTGAAGATCTGTATGGCAGGCAGGATTATCTATCGACTAGTTTTCCGACTGCTTTGAGAGGTGACCTTCCAGCGAGTTATCAGGAGTTATTTCAGGATGTTTTTCATCCACATGTTATCAAGACTCAGGAAGAATTTTTCATTCTGGGTAACCATTACGGCGTAAGTTGCCGCTCCCCATTTATGGATCACGAGCTTTTTGAGCTGAACCTGTCAATACCAGATATCATAAAGTTTGGTGACGGAATCGGTCGTGCGCATTTACGTGAAGCAATGAAAGGGATTCTAACGGACAAAGTCAGGCTGCGGCATACCAAAGCCACATTAAGTTCGTCGGACGGCCACAACATGACGATTCGCCTGTATGACCAGGCAAAACATTATCTTTTTGACAATCAGGAAGTATGGCAATATCTTGATCGTCAGAAATTCGGGGAGCAAATCAAGATCGCGCTTAATTCCAGAATTCCGCATTGGCAAAAAACCAATGTATATTTTCTCATCACGAGAGGCATTTCATTTGCCGTATGGCTTGACTGGTTGAAGAAGCATTCAATGAATGCTTCTTCAACCCAAATGCTATCTGAGTAA